Within Thermoprotei archaeon, the genomic segment CTCTTGTTCGGAGTATTCTCTAATAATTTTGTTAATCTCGTTGAGTATTTTAATTAACAACGATCGCGATGATGGTGTGGAAAAATAATCGTGATCTGTTAAAAGAAGTATTGCTTCATACAAACCAATTGGTGTGATTATATGGAAGATATTATCATTATTTATGTATAATGTTCCCTTATATTCATGTAATGTGTAGGGTAAAGTCTCATTTTTTATCATTAATTCTAGCAAGTTATTCTTAGATGCAGCAATTTTTACAGCAGACCTTATTATATCTCCAATAAAGTTTGGTAATGTATTTTCATTTAAATCACTTTTCATAACTAACCTAGGCATATTGATTGCTGTAACCGATGCTATGTCATATTGTGAGGAATCATAATGAGAAAGTGCAACTCTATAAAGATCATTAGTGTAAATAGTATCCAGTAATGATGACCTCAGCTTATTAATAAAAGTAACCGTATAACCTGATAAATTAAGTTTTATTGCATTCATCAGATTATTTTTTGAATCATCACTCAGAGATTCTACATAAACATGTATGATTGGAAGAATAGGAGGCCTACCATTAGAATTAAGTTGCAATAGTGCATTAATGAACGCATTAAAAACACGGTGAGCCTCATCAATATATTCATTAAGAGTATGAATTGTACCATTTATTTTGATCTCCAGATTTTCGAATCCCTTAGGTAGATCTGTATGTAAACCTAAAGATACTGTTAATTTGTTTCTCCATATGAATACATTATTTATGTTATAAATAAAGTGAATAAAATATGTTACTAGTTCGTTATCAGGAATATTTTTTGTATAAGGAGCTAATAAGAAATTGAATAATGGTAATGATTGGCCACCAGAAACTTCCTGATCAAAGTTATATAGCATATACATAATTCTCATTAACGCATTATTAAGAGACTTCATTCCATTTGATGGTAAAAAAAGATTCATATCATCAAATTTATAGTTTAATAGTATGTACATGTCATGATTTATATTAACAGTAGACAATGACCACTCATCAAGATCTATAACATGTAAATCACCAGAGGAGTGTGCATCTGAAAGATCTTTAGAAAGAAGTCTTAATAATGTGTAGTCTCTAAGCATTGATGAACTAAGTTTATAGTGTATGAGCCTAGGGTTCTTTATTTTTCTTTCATTACCAAATATTATCTGATGCACATCATGAACTGGTAAACCTAACCTCATGACCTGTAGGCGAACGTCATCTAATCCTCTTTCAACAAGAATAGAATTCACCAGCTCTCTTATGAATGCAGATGTGAGATATTTTATAGGCATTTTGCTAAGTCTGAGCTCTGCTTCTCTTGCTATATCCTCTGCAAGACTCCTCGGCAATTTTGCCTCTTTAATTAATGAGCTAACAATTTTTTGAGCATCAAACGGTTCTAATGCTGGTCTCGATGTTCTTACAAGAAGTTTTGAATACTTAATTGAGTATTCTATTTCATTAATAAGCTCTAAGATTTTGCGTCCTAATCCTGTCAATATATATTCTCCTGTCTCTAAATCTTTATCGATTAATCCATGAGACTGTAACATTCTTATATGATAACTTAAGTTGCTTGTTTCTTCCTGTCGCAAATGGAGTTTTTCTTTTATTTCAGAGAAACGTAAAGATCCATATGAACCTAACAACTTAAGTATCTCAATGCGCTTCCCTTCACTAACAATCCCAAATATGTTATATTCAATATGCCACGGCATTGTTCTCTAATAAGAGTATTTTTACCCAAATATAAATTACAACCACGCCAATAACAATGATAGACTATGTAGTACTGAATTAGCTCGCCTGTGGAGGCAAGGTTAATAGGCTAGCTGATACAGCCCTTAAATGAAATGGAATGAAGTTAAACCCAAAGGATAATGAACAACAAACCAATGAAAACATTAAAACAAGAACCCAACCAACTTTAAACACAAAGAATATTAACTAAAGAGTAGGTGTAACAGATCGATTATTCAACCTGCATTGTTAAATAAGAGAGGCAAGTAGATGAAATTCTTCAGAGTCTGAGACCAGAGTTTCCAGTGTTGGGTTCTGGATTAGTAGGAATGCATAGTGAATTGCTATTTTCATTCCTACTTAACCCTTCCCCCTCAATTAGCTCATCGGGGTCTCTCTGGGTGAACCCTTCTCCCCGCATCTGAAGGTTTAACACCGCTACAATATCCCTATCCATTGTTAATCCGCATTCTTCGCATCTCATTATCCTGCCCAGATAGGAAGCCATGCTTCCGGAGCAGACTGGGCAGGTTTTAGATGAGTTGGCTGGGTTAACGTATTTGACTAGAAGGTTAAGCCATTTAAGCTTGTATTCAAGCATGAGTTGGAATGTTCTTGCGCTCCACTTTGAGAGCTTGGGTTGGTGAGCAGTTTTTGAATAGATAGATTTTTATAGGCGTTTTGAGTTGATTTTTTATGCCGATATGGGTCCTGCTTCCAATGCGAATAGGACGACAGGCAGGCGGGGAAACTTCCAATGTGCCGTCCTTCACCGTTGGCGGCGAAGGCCCTCGAAAGCGTTTGCCGATAGAGGGAAGGGACGAAAATCCATGAATCCCACAACGGTTTACACCCCAGATTGCTGGTTTTGAGAGACTCGCAACTCTCCCAGAGCTCGTTATCCTATGAGTTATTGCGTTTGGTTCACATTGTAAACATTACCTACCTAGCCGAGCATTTTCTTATATCGTATTTATCCTCAGAACATTTAAATACCATTCATTTCATTAAAGTTCCAGATTTTCTGGCTAGCCAATTAAAAACCTAATACAGTGAAATTATAAGAACTAGAGTAAACTGCAAATGAATTGTCTAAAGAACTTCAGTTCTAAAGGATGGAAGAGAAGATCATTTTATAAAACCATTTCAAGCGACTTACTTTTATCTTAGAAAAAATCTAGATTTACATTTATTGAGCAAAAAGGTATAAGATTACGAATGAATTACTCGTGAATTCGTCTAAGTGATGTTAAAAGTTTTTCAACGCTATCAATTTTAGATAATATTAGTGGTATTTGTTCTATTTCTGCGATTTTTACTGGCAGTTGATCATTAATCTTTTTTGGGCCATGAATTATAACTACCATTGGTTTTATAGGATATACACGTACAGCTATCATAGGGGAGCGTCCTTTTGATACGTTTGTAAAAATTGCTGCACGTGCTGTTGTTAATCCCATTAATCTAAAAAATTCGTATCCACTCATTGATAATATTGCTTTAATACTATCGATCACTGTGTATCCGAAAACAGGCCTTTCAATTAAATGTTTGCCGTAAAGGATATCACCCTCAACAGCCTCAGCAAAATTTTTTACTGATACTGGGGTGGTGAAATCTTTCATGTCAAGTATGGCATCTGATTCAAACATAAAGCCAGCTATTTTGCTTGAGATCGGATAGCCTCTTTCACGATCTATGTCTATTAATCCTCTTACGATCTTATCTATAGCCTTTATTCCAGGGAGTCTACGTCCTTGTTCATAATTGCTTATCACTGGAGGTGGAATTCTGATCTTTCTTGATAGCTCATTTTGTTGCACATTAAAAATTTCTCGCCATTTTCGCAATCCTTTTCCAGGATTTTCAGATGTTATAATGTCTCCAGCAATATACATCATGAGATATTTAATGCTCTTTGGCACTGTAGACATTTTTATTCCTAGTTAAGTATTCTATTCAGATTAATATAAAGTTAATACAACCTACTGTAAAGAAATTATCGCTGTGCTCTAGTAATTGTTAATAAGTTTAAAATCTTTAATAAAAATTAAATTGTTATTGATTGGATTTGCTAATTCTAAGGATTTCATGTTCCTTTTACAATATAAACTAAGGAATCTGCGATATATGTTGCATGATCGGCTATACGCTCTAAATAACGTAATATCAATAGTGACGTTATATCGCACAGAGGATTATTAGTGTGAATTGCTTTTTTGAATGCTTCTTCGTATATTTTGTCTATTTCATCATCTTTTTCGTATATTAAATGTGTAAGTTCTACATTTCTCAATATAAACGCTTTTATAGCATCTCGCATCATTGTAATAACAATTTTCGAGGCATTTTTTATTATTTCTTTGTCGCATTCAGAAATTGCCCCTACATCACCTAGTATGACTGCTATATCGTAAGAATATCGCCCAAATCTATAAAAATCGTAAGATATTTCTAATGCAGACTTTATGAATCTTAAATCTGATGCTGCTGGCTGATATCTAGCAATGATCTCTACTACTAGTTCTCCAATTTCTTCTTTCATTTGTTTCAGTTGTTGAGCCCGTTTTAAAACTTCTTCTTTAACATCAACGCCAGACATGAATGCCTCTAAAGATAGGTTAACTGTTTTTTCAGAAAGTGACGCCATTTCACTTAGCATGTTGTTAAGTCTTTCTAAACCCAATTCTATGAGCCTAACCATAAAATTCACCGTCAAATTAATACAAAATAATAAAAAGTAGTTTATAAAAATAACCATCGAAATCTATACAAATGTATTTAAGAAATATAGATTAGAAATAAATATATCAAGATATTTTCTCTATTTAGATTTAATATGTCGTATATAGTTAGACGTGTTCAACTTACAGGTAAATCAACATTTATTGTTTCATTACCAAAAAAATGGGCATCAGAAATGGGATTAAAATCTGGCACACCAATCATGTTTAGAATTGGTCCAGATGGTTCATTATTAATTTCTCCAAGCAACATCATAAAAGAAACGCCTATCAGTACAATCGTTGTTGGAGCAGATTCAAACGAAGACATAGTATTCAGAGAATACCTGGCGCATTATCTAGCAGGTTCAACTGTAATAAAAATAATGTTTATCACAAGCTCTAGTTTACGGTCAATAATAAAAAATTTAATAAGAAATAAGCTTATAGGAATAGAGATAGTTGAAGAAACTTCAAAGGATATAACAACACAAGTTCTCACAAATCACTCACAACTTCCTCTTCTTAAAGCTATTAACCGAATGCACCTAATTTCACTCTTTATGTATAAGGATGCACTGGAATCATTAAAAACCCAAAATATAGAATTAGCAAAAGACATAATAGAAAGAGATGATGAAGTTGACAGGTTTTATCATTTTATAGTAAGACAGCTAAACATGGTAGCATTAAATATATCAACAGTCAAGGATATAGGTCTTAACAAATTATCAGAAGGACTTGAATATAGAATAATAGCAAAAAGTATCGAAAGAATAGGGGACCATTCAGCTAGAATCGCCAAATCAATAACCAGAATACTAAAATGGCCAACCACAAACTCATTAGATTTGTTAGAAGATTTTGGAAATAGAACAGTTTCAATTTATGAAAAAGTTATTCGAGCTCTTAATAAAATGGATAAAAAGTTAGCACAAGAATTAATTAGCGACACAAGCTTTATTGCCGATTATGAACAAGATATAACCAATAAACTATTGGAAAACAATACAATACCCACATCCACAATGATAGAACTAAAGCTAATAATGGAAAGCATTAGACGTATTGCAGAATATAGCGAGGACATTGCAGAGTCAATTATTAACTTATCAGTTAGTGGGGCCGAGGGGATTTGAACCCCTGGCTTCCGGGTCTCCCCTATATCATCCCAAATCCTCATCGGATAGTCAACGCTCCAATAACTGGAGCCCGTCGCCATACCTGGCTAGGCCACGGCCCCACAATCTATCTTATAAGTAAGGTGAATAAAAAAGTTTCTCATTATAATTGTTCTATAAACTAAAATATCAATCAAATAACCTAGCCCTATTATTAGGTTTTCAGCACTTTCTGAATAGGTAAATTTTATGGATTTTTGTTTTTTGTGTTGTGATGCCTTTAATGAACCTCTAGTAACAGAGATAAAGAGGAAGGAACAAAAATCCACTAATCACACAACAGTTCTGCAGCAATTTTTGTTGTAGTACTTTTTATCACTCAGTTTTTAACTAGGTAGTAAGTGTGAGTCCTGTTTCCAAAAGGAATAGGACAGATAAGGATTAACGTCTAACATGAAGTGCTTTACTAGCCCTGAAAGTTTATGTTATAAAATTGATCATGCTATTGAAATACTTAAGGGGCCGCCAGCTTTGCGGCTTTCGCAGGCCCTCGCGGAGCCTACTACTAGCCGCAACGGAGGGCGGTTTAACTTCCGAGTTCGGAATGGGTTCGGGTGAGACCCGCCCCCTATGGCCGGCGTACCCCAATATTTTCAAAAAAATCTTACATTTAAACTTTCATATTGGATTTTTCACAATTCTGAAGAATGGATCTACATTTGACGCTCTCCACGACTAAAGTCGGGGATTCTCGATCGAATCATATTTTCGTTCACAGTTGTTGAGTTCTGGGCTGTGTCAAGCCAGTTGTTATGGACATATGGTTTGCTTGTCTGAGCCTCCTCACCAGCTTCGTTCGGGGAGCCTTATTCAGGCTTTTAAATATTCACCACATTCGAGCGACACGCTCAAAAACATGTGATGAACATCACGTTCAAACCTAATGGATAATTCATCCCAGAAACAAAGTTCTAAGCTTTCCTGTCGAGTCTTATGTAAAATTTTCGATAATGTATACTTATTTTTTTGAGCAGTTCGTTTACATTTATATGTAACATATTTCTATTTTTCTTTGGTGAAAAAAAGAAATGATGGAAGTATTTTATCAAGTACTTTATGACCAATTTGGTTTTGGGGAGACTTCGACTACGAACTGGATTAGTTTAATCATAGGAATAGTATATCTGGTTACTCTTTTCTTGTTTATGTTTGGGCCTGTTCAAATGTGGCTTTATACCGCTAGGGTAAGCAAAGATCTTGTTAGGCTTGAGATTTACGCAAAGAGAAGTCGTGAGATATTCATCTCAGTAGCAAGTAAGTATAATCAGAATAAGGAAGAATTAGAGAAAATTGTAAGTGATGCATTAGAGTTCTTTTATATAGAGCCTGTAGAACGCGATCCTTATGGATTTATAAAACGGTTAGATCACTTGCTTAATGTTTCTAGGAATAAGCTTAAGCTTTTAGTAAATAAAATTGCGCCAATTGCTGATGGAGAAGAGAAAGCAAATTTAGAAAACACATTAACAACAGCTATGGCGTTGAATTCCATATATAAATATGCTAAGCACTGGTACATAGTTGGCAGAAAGGCTGGTAGTATAGTTATAATGGCGCAACTGGAACTTTTAATGGCTCTTTTAAGAGATATAGCTAGAGCTTATTATATGTCATTTTTCGCTACAATTAAAGGAATACCTATCGGTGATGGTGTAGGAGCAATGGTTGCTGCGAGGTTAATGATGAAGTCTCAAAATTACAAAGTAATTACAACTGAGACTATCATGTCAGAGTTAGATATTGATGGAAGAAAAGCAATGATTGTTAAAGCGGCTGGTCCAGGTGGTAGAGTTGGAAAGCCTGGTGAAGCAATACAAAAGCTTATAGAAGAATACCAAAACAAAATTAATTTGATAATAATGATTGATGCCGCAGCAAAATTAGAAAGTGAAGAAAGTGGAACAATAGCAGAAGGTGTCGGAGCTGCAATAGGAGATCCTGGTCCTGAGAAGTATAAGATAGAGGAATCATCAACGAAGTATGGTATTCCTGTAGAATCGATTGTAATAAAGCAAGGGATTGATGAGGCCGTATCAGCTATGTCTAAGAAATTAGCTGAGTCTGTCGATAAAGTTATTGAACGGATTAAAAATATTATACATGAGCGTGTACCTGAAGGAGGAATAGTAATAATAGCTGGAATAGGTAATACTATAGGTATTGGTAATTCGTTAGGAGGTTAAAATAAATGAGCACAACAAAACCATCGTATGATCCTTTAACCAGTTTATTGAATGAATTTAAAGACTTCAAGATTATGTCTCTCCTAGAGTGTACTTCTTGTGGATACAATTTTGAGAGAGCTTATAAAGAGAAAGAACACGTAAATAAAATTACTGAAGATTTATGTCCTAAATGTAATTCGAAAATGTACATTAAAGCAGTTTATGTTGTAAAAGAAGAAAAAAGTTTGCAAAAGAAAGGTTTTCTTAGAGGACTACTGCCTTTGACTATTTTTACAAAATTCTCTAATAAAATTTTAAATTTCAGTAAAAACTAGGGGTTTTTCTTTAGTAACTAGAATGGTATGCTCAAATTGTGCTACATAACTGTTGTTTATCTCTGCTAATACAGGATATTTTGTAGCAATTTTTCTTTTTACCATCTCATTAACTAGTTGCTTTGCATTACTATAATTATATAAGTACCATCTTGGTGTGAATGGTAATCCTTTACGTTCGTTCCATATTCTAACTGCCAGTTCATCTACAGTATCATTCACTCTTTTCGGTTTTGATAATAGAGCATAAATACGCGAATATGATAGGTCGTGGACTTCCCCTCTTCCATTCGTAGCGAATGGTTCTATTGCATAAATCTCTCCCTCTATTACTTCTCCGTGTTCTAGGAATGCGTACACATTAGGTACTATTTTGCCTGTGTGTAAAATATATCGCGAGATTTGATGTCCAGTAAGGTTTGATATCGGTTTGTAGCCATACTGTCGTATAGTGTTTTCAATCGTTTTACCTAATTCTTTAAGACTTATTCCAGGTCGTATGATCTCTAGTGCATTTGATAATGCCTTTTGCGCAGCTAATAAAAGTCTATCGTAATCTGGATCAAATGAAACAGTAATAGCAGAATCGACGATGTAGCCTTCGATATGTGCTCCGCCATCTATTTTTACGATACTATTAGGTGGTATTACTCTTGCATCGTTTACATCAGCTGTATCGTGCGCAGCTATATTATTTATTGATATGTTACATGGAAATGCAGGTTCTGCTCCACCGGATTTTATTTCGTTTTCTACTAATTCGCATAATTCTATGATTGGCATATCTACATGAATCTTGTTTGCAGCTTTTTTCAGTGCAGTATAAAGTATCTTCCCTGCCTTTTTGTATAACTCTAGTATCTCATTCATCATGTTAAAATTAATATACAGAAAGGCATATTTATAGGCTACTTTCTATTTAAAAATTTGATACATAGGTCGGTCTGGCATGAATGTAAAAATACTTGAAAAAGACCAGCTAAAAATGATGTTCGTGGTAGAAGGAGTGGATGTTACATTACTAAATGCTATTAGAAGAGCGACTATAAACCGCGTACCTACAATGGCTATTGATACTGTAATAATATTAGAAAATTCATCAATTATGTATGATGAGATTCTTGCACATAGACTTGGTCTTATACCATTAACTACTGACCTTGACGAAATGCTGCCGGATACTACTGTGATCCTTAAGTTAGAGGTTAAAGCCGCATCCGACAATCAGGTTGTTTATTCTTCACAACTTGTATCATCTGATCAAAGTGTTAAGCCAGCTTGGAGCACCATTCCTATAGTTCTTCTTAAAAAAGGACAGCGCATTCAATTAGAGGCTATGGCTAGATTAGGAACAGGCTCAGAACATGCTAAATGGCAACCGGTATCAGTTAGTGCGTACAAAAACATGCCATATATAGAAGTTGATAAAGAATTGTGGCAAAAATATGATAGTAAGACTGCTGAGAATATAATAAAATCGTGCCCTAAGGGTGTATTAAAAATTGTTGATGGATATCCAACTTTAGCAAATCCAGTCAATTGTACACTTTGTAAATATTGTGAAGATATTTCTAATGGCGCCATCAAAGTTCGTTGGCGTGATAATGAATACATATATAGACTTGAATCAACAGGTGCAATGTCACCTGAGAAAGTTTTTCTTAAAGCGATTGATTTATTAATCTCTGATTGTAGAAATATTAGTTCACAACTGGAGAATCTGGAAAAGGGGGTTGATGTAAGTGGTTAAGAAAGCAGGACCGACAAATCCTGTAATACGAGTTTTATTAAGGAATTTAAGGAAAGCAAGTAAAACTTGGGGAGCACCGATTTGGAAAACTGTAGCTGAGCTAATAGAGAAACCTAAACGTCAACGTATTCATGTAAATATAAGCAGAGTTAACAGATACACAGAAAAGGATGATGTTGTGATCGTACCTGGTAAAGTATTGGGAGCAGGAAAAATTGATCATCCAGTAACAGTTGCAGCGCTCTCATTTTCTAAAACTGCACGCGAAAAAATTATGAGCGCAGGAGGGCAATGCATAAGTATTAATCAGATTGTAAAGATTAGACCTAGTGGATCAAACGTAAAAATTATAGGGTGAGTAAGATGAATGAGGAGACTGTTATAGTTGATGCAAAAAATCAAATACTAGGTCGAATGGCGAGCAAGGTGGCATCTTTACTACTTTCAGGTAAGAATGTTATAATTGTGAATGCTGAGAAAGCGGTTATAAGTGGAACGAGAGAAAGGGTTCTAGAAAGATTCGAAGAAAAAATTGAAAGATCAACACTGAAAAATCCTGAAAAACTCGGACATCGGAATCCTAGGAGACCTGATGGTATTATAAGAAGGACGATAAGAGGTATGCTGCCCTATAAACAAGAGAAAGGTAGAAGTGCTTACAAAAGATTGAGAGTCTATATTGGTATTCCTGAAGACTTACAAAACTATAAGTATATTAGATTCCCTGAAGCTGATACATCTAGACTTGGCAACAAATATGTTTATTTGGATGATGTTCTAAAGATTCTTAGACAAAGCTCTTAGGGGTGATTAAATGAGCATTGTAATAGCTTCCGGAAAAAGAAAGACTGCAATTGCGCGCGCAATAATCAAACCAGGTATTGGGAGAGTTAGAATTAATAGTGTACTATTAGAAGTTTATGAACCAAAATTTATTAGGATGTTAATAAGTGAACCATTACTTCTTCTAGATGAACAAACTAGAAAAATGTACGATATCGATGTGATAGTGCAAGGAGGAGGTTTTATGGGTCAAGCTCAAGCAATTAGGACCGCAATAGCACGTGGGCTTATCAAGATTACAAATCGTGAAGATATAAAAGCTTTATATTCAGCATATGATAGGAGCTTAATCGTAGGTGATCCACGTCAGGCGGAACCTAAGAAACCAAGAGGAAGAAGCGCTAGAGCTAAAAGGCAGAAATCCTATAGGTAATGTTGGTGATCGTTTATGATGATTCCAATTAGATGTTTTACATGTGGTGCACCGATCGCACAGTATTGGGATGAATTTGTAAAGAGATATGAAAAAGAACATGACGCTGGTAAGGTTCTTGATGAGTTAGGGATTAAAAGATACTGTTGCAGAAGGATGTTTATTAGCCATGTAAACTTAATAGATGAAATGATACAATTCTCACCAGCACCTTCTCAAGAGGAATAAGTTTATTTCCTAAAGTAACTAGTTTTAAACATGGATACTGAGATACGTGAGTTAAAGTCACGCATAATTTTAGACAGTCGGGGAAATCCTACAATTGAGAGCGAAGTATATACAGTCAAGGGGTTTGGAAGGGCATCTGCTCCTAGCGGATTAAGCACAAGTGCGTATGAAGTGCCACATATACCTGAAGGTGGCCCAAGAAAAGTATTAGAGATCTTAACTAGAGAGATTTTTCCTAAACTAAAAGGGCTAGATTCCTCAAACCAAGCATTTTTTGATTCCCAATTAAAGGAATTAGATGGAACCACGAATTTCTCAAGAATCGGGGGAGCAGCAGCAACATCTTTATCTTTTGCAAACGCGAAAGCTGCATCTAATACATTAGGATTACCACTGTATAAACATCTGAACAATCTAGGTGTATACGAGCTACCTTTGCCTCTTGGTAATGTAATAGGAGGAGGAAAGCATGCACGTGATAGGTCGATACCATTTCAAGAAATATTAGTATTTCCTTTAAACCCACCTACGATATTTGATGCTATAATGATTAATGTAATGGTTCATAAAGAACTTTCTAAAATACTTTCACATATTGATCCATACTTTGCAGGAGGGAAAAATGATGAAGGAGCATGGGTTACTAAGGTAACAATAGAGAAGGCTCTTGATGCTGTTAACGAAGCAATAAAAAATGTAAAATCTATGATTAACGTGCCTGTAGAAATAGGAATTGGCATGGATATTGCTGCATCTAATTTATGGTATCCTGATAAAAAAGTTTATAAATATGAGGATAAAGTATTTACTGAAGATCAGCATCTTAATTATATGTTTTCGTTAATAGAGAAATATCAAATATTATACTTAGAAGACCCATTTCATGAAGATAGTTTTGACACTTTTGCTGAGCTCACTAAGATAGTGAAAGATTATGGTACTGTTATAGTAGGTGATGATATATTCGCAACCAGAATTGATAGACTCATTGAAGGTATTAATCGTAAGGCAGGAAATGGAATAATAATAAAACCTAATCAAGTTGGCACAATAAGTGATGCAATAAAAGTCATTAAATATGCACGTGAATATGGATTTACACCGATTGTTTCACACAGAAGTGGAGAGACCACTGATGAGACAATAGCACATCTAGCCGTTGCGTATCAAGTTCCAATTATAAAAACAGGTACCGTAGGAGGAGAACGGATCAGTAAACTCAATGAGCTTATTAGGATTGAGGAGTTAGATAACAATATAAAACCAGCTTTTATTTATAGGATGAAAAAATAAATATTAGAAGTTTTATTCAAAAATGTACTAGGTGAAAAATAAATGAGCAAACAAGATAATTCATCAGGAGAGAGAGGTAAAAAGACTGAAAAATACAAGGACGAAGAGAGAACAGAGCAATTAAAAGTGGCACCTACAGAACTTTATGTTACTTCTGGTTTACACATAGGTACACGTTACAAATCCAAATATATGCAACGTTTCATTTTTAGAACACGCGTTGATGGGATAAACATAATAAGTCCAAAAGATATAGATGAACGGATTAGAGTGGCAGGAAAGTTTTTGTCATTTTTTGAGCCTGCAAAGATATTAGTAGTTGCATCTAGACCATATGCAATACAACCTGTTAAAAAATTCTGTGAACTTGTAGGTTCTATATCATCCTTGGGTAGGTTCTTACCAGGCATGCTCACAAACCCACAATTACCATTTTATTTAGAGCCTGATGTAGTGTTTGTTAATGATCCAATGGCGGATTCTCAGGCTGTTGAAGAAGCAAGCAAAGTCGGAATACCAGTGGTGGCCTTATGTGATACTGAGCACGAATGTAGCAATATTGATCTTGTAATTCCGGTAAACAATAAAGGTAAAAGGGCTTTAGCGACAGTATATTGGCTTTTAGCAAGACAAATATTAAGGGAACGTGGTGAAATACCGCCGGATGGTGATCTAAGCGTACCAATAGATGATTTTGAAGCAAAACTTACTGAAGAAAGTTAGCATTTAATAAATTTAATCAACTAATGTTAAGTCAAATGCATAAATTTTTGTGCATGCAGTTACTTAATTTAATAGAAGACCTATGGAACGTATGAGAAAGAGCGCAGTTTCTGGAAGTTTTTATGAAGCTGATCCAGAGGATTTAAAAAAGCAGATTGAATGGTGTTTCATG encodes:
- a CDS encoding DNA-directed RNA polymerase subunit D produces the protein MNVKILEKDQLKMMFVVEGVDVTLLNAIRRATINRVPTMAIDTVIILENSSIMYDEILAHRLGLIPLTTDLDEMLPDTTVILKLEVKAASDNQVVYSSQLVSSDQSVKPAWSTIPIVLLKKGQRIQLEAMARLGTGSEHAKWQPVSVSAYKNMPYIEVDKELWQKYDSKTAENIIKSCPKGVLKIVDGYPTLANPVNCTLCKYCEDISNGAIKVRWRDNEYIYRLESTGAMSPEKVFLKAIDLLISDCRNISSQLENLEKGVDVSG
- a CDS encoding 50S ribosomal protein L18e codes for the protein MVKKAGPTNPVIRVLLRNLRKASKTWGAPIWKTVAELIEKPKRQRIHVNISRVNRYTEKDDVVIVPGKVLGAGKIDHPVTVAALSFSKTAREKIMSAGGQCISINQIVKIRPSGSNVKIIG
- a CDS encoding 50S ribosomal protein L13; its protein translation is MNEETVIVDAKNQILGRMASKVASLLLSGKNVIIVNAEKAVISGTRERVLERFEEKIERSTLKNPEKLGHRNPRRPDGIIRRTIRGMLPYKQEKGRSAYKRLRVYIGIPEDLQNYKYIRFPEADTSRLGNKYVYLDDVLKILRQSS
- a CDS encoding 30S ribosomal protein S9, which encodes MSIVIASGKRKTAIARAIIKPGIGRVRINSVLLEVYEPKFIRMLISEPLLLLDEQTRKMYDIDVIVQGGGFMGQAQAIRTAIARGLIKITNREDIKALYSAYDRSLIVGDPRQAEPKKPRGRSARAKRQKSYR
- a CDS encoding DNA-directed RNA polymerase subunit N gives rise to the protein MMIPIRCFTCGAPIAQYWDEFVKRYEKEHDAGKVLDELGIKRYCCRRMFISHVNLIDEMIQFSPAPSQEE
- a CDS encoding enolase C-terminal domain-like protein translates to MDTEIRELKSRIILDSRGNPTIESEVYTVKGFGRASAPSGLSTSAYEVPHIPEGGPRKVLEILTREIFPKLKGLDSSNQAFFDSQLKELDGTTNFSRIGGAAATSLSFANAKAASNTLGLPLYKHLNNLGVYELPLPLGNVIGGGKHARDRSIPFQEILVFPLNPPTIFDAIMINVMVHKELSKILSHIDPYFAGGKNDEGAWVTKVTIEKALDAVNEAIKNVKSMINVPVEIGIGMDIAASNLWYPDKKVYKYEDKVFTEDQHLNYMFSLIEKYQILYLEDPFHEDSFDTFAELTKIVKDYGTVIVGDDIFATRIDRLIEGINRKAGNGIIIKPNQVGTISDAIKVIKYAREYGFTPIVSHRSGETTDETIAHLAVAYQVPIIKTGTVGGERISKLNELIRIEELDNNIKPAFIYRMKK
- the rpsB gene encoding 30S ribosomal protein S2, with protein sequence MSKQDNSSGERGKKTEKYKDEERTEQLKVAPTELYVTSGLHIGTRYKSKYMQRFIFRTRVDGINIISPKDIDERIRVAGKFLSFFEPAKILVVASRPYAIQPVKKFCELVGSISSLGRFLPGMLTNPQLPFYLEPDVVFVNDPMADSQAVEEASKVGIPVVALCDTEHECSNIDLVIPVNNKGKRALATVYWLLARQILRERGEIPPDGDLSVPIDDFEAKLTEES